Sequence from the Verrucomicrobiota bacterium genome:
GGCGCGGACAGCATCTATCTTTTCAACTACATGGATCCCGGCCCGATGACTGGCGGCAAGGACGCCTACCGAACGCTGCTTGAAGAAGGGCTGAATCTCAAAACCATCAGCAAGAAGCCACGTCGACACGTGGTCACCTATCGCGACACCGTCGCCCCCGGCATGTCGAGTGGCGTGATACTTCCAGTGGACGGATTCAAGGGTGGCACATTCCGAATCTACCTTGGCCCCGCTCCTAAGAAGGCCGACGCATTTGTCGTCGCCGGGTTGCCGCAAGCCGACGGAATGGCGCAGAGCAAGTTTGAAATCACCATCAATGGCGAGAGGTGCGCGTCCACTCCCGACCTCGCCGACTTGACCCTGTTTTCGGGTGTCGCCCGCGCCGTTCAGCATCGCTGCGCCACGGACTCACTGCGTGCGGGCTACAACGAAATCCGCATCAAACAACTCCCCGGCGACCCGGAGCAGAAAACCGTCTGGGTGGAACTTCGGATTATGCCTCGCTGAAACATCTGCGAGTGGAGAGATCAATTCGGCCGGTGCAAATGGATCAACCAGTTCTCATCCAACTCCACATGCTTGATCGCGTATCGTCGAAACGTGTAGGTGGCGTGGATCTTGCCATCCGAGGTTTGGATCACACTGGGATACGAATACTCACCGGGGTTTGACTCCAGCGCCAGCGGCGTCTCCCAGGTCCGTCCTTCGTCGAGGGAGCGGGCGATGTTCAACGGCGTGCGCGCCATGCCACTGTCGTTGAAAATCAACACGACGTGCCCGTTGCGAAGACGGGTCATGGCGATGCCGGCATCCGGGTTTTTCAATTCCGTCGCCGTCGTAGGACTCCAGGTCCGTCCGGCGTCGCGCGATTCGGATTGCAGGATGCGCGGGCCTTTCCGCAAGAGTGTCAGCAGCGAGCCGTCGGCGCGTTCGATCACGGTGGGCTGGCCGCCGGCGTTGACGGCGCCCAACTGCTCCCAAGTCGCGCCGCTGTCCCTGGTCCGCGCAAAGCTGTGAGCCAGCGGCAGCAAAAGGTCGCCATTCGCCAGCGTAATCGGCACGTTTCGTAACCCTTCGTGCACACCGCCGAGGAACGGTTTGTCCTGTCCCCACGTAATGCCATCGTCCTCTGACAGGCGATAAAACAATCGCGTCTGGCCCCAACCACCGCCGCGGCGCAGCGGGCGCGACGCTTCCATCCGGCACCACACAATGCAAATACGCTTGCCGCCGGCGCGGAACACCACGGCGTTACCGGGCGGCTGAGCAGAATTGCGGATCAACACTTCCGGCTGGCTCCAAGTCCGCTCGCCCTTTTTCCGTCGCGACAGAAAAAGCGTCTGGTCATCTGCTGACTCGAAACTGCCGCCGTACCACACCACCAGCAAATCGCCGTTGGCCGCCTCGGCGATGGTCGAGCAATGATGCGCCGGCGCATCAGGAATTTTCTCAAAGATCAATTCTGAAGCGAATGCCACCGAGCCGAATGGATCATCCGTCTCGCGCTTTGGTTGCGGCTGGCCAATTGGAATTCCCCTGGCCGGCACGTGGCTGACCTTCACCGGCTGGCGTTCCAGAAACTCGGAAAGCGAAGTCACCAGACCAGCTTGGTTGGTGCTCCCGATGGCGCCGTGATAAATGAGCGCTCCGCTCGCATCCAGTAGAAAGGCTTCGGGCGTGACTTTCGCGCCGAACTGTCTGGCGGCTTTTTGTTCCGGGTCGCGATAAATTGGAAAGAGAAGTCCCGCGAGCTGTGCGAATCGTCGCACTTCTTCCACTGTCTCTTCCGCATTTGGAAAAATCCCGACGAACAGGATGCCGCGCTGACGAAGCCGTGATCCCAAGTCGCCGAGAATTTGCGTTTCCGAATTCGTGGCAACGGAACGGGCGGACAAGAACACGGCCATTGTTCCGCGCCGTTCAGCATAATTGGTCATCGTCAGCAAACGACCATCGAGGGCGCGAAGTTCAACCGGCCCGACGCGGTCGCCGATTTCCAATGCCAAGGCCGAGCGAGTCAGCCCGAAAAGCAGAACGACCAGAGCAAACAATTTACGCATACCGGGAAACATTTGAGCGAGAACCAGCAACCTTGCAATGGCATTATGCTTTCACTGTCCCAGTGGGTCGGCGCTCATCTCAAACCGCAGCACGCCGCCCCGTTCGATCTCCACGTGCCTGATCCAGGTGCGATCGAGCAGCACGTCATTCAACCACACTTTCTTCACGTAGCGATGGTCTGGCGCAAAGTTCTCGGCGATGATCACGAGCGGTTTGTTCTTCAACTTCACTTCCGCCTTCTCGAACAACGGCGCACCGAGCTCGTATTTGTCTGAACCGGCAATCGGATAGAAACCCAGCGCGCTGAAAACATACCAGGCCGAGAGTGTTCCGGCGTCATCGTTGCCGTCCAGCCCGTCATAACTCTCGCCGTATTTGTTGTCCATGATCCAGCGCGCCCACTTTTGTGTGAGGTCTGGCCGGCCAGCGAAATTGAACAGATAGGCCGCGGGAAGATCGGGTTCATTGCCGTGCCAGTAGTAAGAGCCGGGACTCCGCGCGCCCATGGTCGGATCGGACTTGGCGAAGAAATCGTTGAGTTCCTCGACGAAGTATTCGCGACTCTTGAACAATGCGATCATGCCTTCCGCATCGAACGGCGCCGCCCAACGCCATTGCAACGCGGTGCCCTCGACGTAATCCTTCGTGAACTTGCCTCCGGGATCCAGGTAAGTCAGGAGCAGCGGCTTGAACGGCTCGAAAAATTTCCCTTGCGCATCGCGCGGTTGGAAGTACTGGGTGTTGGTGTTCCAAAGATTCCGATAGAACTGCGCGTGCTCGCGAAAGAGCACTGCGTCCTCGTGATGGCCGAGCGATTCCGCCAGCAACGAAATCGCGTGATCCGCCCAAGCAAACTCCAGCGTTCGCGAGACGGATCGCTCCACCAAACCCGCCGCGCAATAACCGTACTGCAAATAATACTGCACGCCTTGCCGGCCCGAAAAGGCCGCGCCCGGTGGCGTGGGCGCCAGCGCAGTCTGCTTCATCGCCGCATACGCCTTCTCCACGTCGAAGTCGCGGATGCCCTTCAGATACGTGTCCGCGATCACGATGTCGGCGGGCGTGCCCAGCATGGAATTTGAGTAGCCGTGTCCCGACGGCCAGCGCGGCAGCCAGCCGCCTTGCTCGAGCATTTTCACGAGCGACACCACCATGTCCCGCTGATCCGTCGGCGCGATCAACGTGTAGAGCGGATGCACCGTGCGAAACGTGTCCCAGATGGAAAGGTCGGTGAAATACTGGAAGTTCGTCGTCTTGTGAACCTTCCGGTCGAAGCCCAGGTACTCGCCATTCGCGTCGTTGAAGACGGTGGGCATCTGGAACACACGGTAAAGCGCGGTATAGAGAATCCTCCTCTGTTTTTCCGTGCCGCCTTGAATCTTGACCAAAGACAACTTCTCTTCCCACGCGCGCTGGGCTTCGGCCAGAATCTCGTCGAAGTCCTTGGCGCCGGCTTCCGTCTCCAGATTGGCCCGTGCGTTTTCGATACTCACGTAAGAAATTGCCAGCTTGAGTGTGACGACTTGCGGCCGGCTCGCGGCCGCAAACCCCAGATCGACAGCGATGCCATCGCCCTCGGCCATTGTCTGGTTAGGAAAAACTGTTCCGTTTTGCCAGGTGCCGAAGGAAGCGAATGGTTGGCTGAACCGCGCGACAAAGTACACCTTGATCCCACCGTATCTTGCGGCAAAAGTTCCGAACGTCCGCACCGCGCCCTCGACCTCTTTGGCCGCGGGCAGCACGCGCACTTTTCCTTCGCTGCTCTTGCGACCGCCCAAAGCGTTCATCACGTCGAGAACAAGATGCGGCGTCTTGCCCGGGGTGAACGTGTAACGATGCAAGCCCACGCGCGGCGTGGCGGTGAGTTCGACCAGCGTTCCGATTTTCGGGAGCTTGACCACGTAGTAACCGGGCGAAGCAAGTTCCTCACTGTGCGAAAAGTTCGTGGTTTGGCCCTGGCGGTAGGTCTTGGGTTGAACCGGTTCGACCGCTGGCATCACGAGGAAATGTCCGCCATCGGTCGCACCCGTTCCCACCAACCGCGTGTGACTGAAGCCAAGGATTTGATCATCGCCATAGTAGTAGCCGGAGGTGTTCAGCGCCCGTTTGCCGACCAACATGGAGACCGTCTCCGGGCCAAGGCGGACCATCCCGAACGGCACCATCGCGCCAGGAAAGTTATGACCGCAGACCCACGGATAGCCGCCCGTGCCGATGAAAGGATTCACCCATCGCCCGAGTTCCTTGGGTTGAACTGTTGTCTGCAAGCGGCCCGGCTCCGCGCCAACGACGCGGTTATATTTGGAAAGCAACGCGCCGACAAATGCCGCGCACGCCAACACAACGACCAAGACGAAGCTGAGCGCAAACTTGAGCAGCCGCTTCCATCGAGGCGTTTTTCTCGTGTCGCGGGCGGAGGGCGCAGGAGTTCGTTTGTCGTCATCGGTCATAATCTTGGCCTGATGTTAAGGCAGACCGGTTCTATTCCCAAGCGTTAACCGTAACTGAGTCCGCTAGAACTTGCGGCGGTCTTGAACGGGGGTATTCGATGCGGTTCACAAAAAACAAGGGTGTGCGGTGAGACGCACAGTTCCCAAAGGAACGGGCCGGCTTAGGATGTCGTGGAAACGGTGCCCTATGACACAACACGCCAGCATTGAGCGTCACCCGGGCAGCGGGGAACGGGGTTGGGAATCATCCCGAGCCGCCGCCGGCCCAATCTATCGGTGTCGTGACGCGTTCACTTGTTCCGACGCGATGGTGAGAAGCCCCGGTGCCTACGAGCGGGTAGTCTCGGAAATTGAGGAGCACAGAGGATCGTCCATTTCCGTCCCCGACCTCTCCAAACTGCTCGGCGTCAAACCGACCACGTTGAATGCCAGATTTCGTCGCGAACACATCGAGGTGCAGACGGTCGGCAGAACGAATTACATTCCTTGTGATTTGGCGATGCATCTCGCGGAGTTGCACAAGTATGCGCTGTTCGGCTGGCCAACGCTTCAAGAAGCCAGCGCGATCACGACCGTCAAGGACGCCACGCTCAAGGCACGGTGCGAGAAGGGAAAACTCGAAGGGTATATTGATCTGACCAAGAGGTTGCGCGTCAACCCGGCTGATCTGGAGAGGTTGCGATCGTGTCTGATTGGGAAAGTTCCCAACGGCAATGGTGAGTCTGTCGAAACCCGCGAGCAGCCCCGCCTTATTCCCAAGGTTCACCGCCAGTCTCCTGCAAGAAACGGAAGTGCGCTTTCTACTCCGAGGAATCTTACAACCAACGGAACGCGGCCCGAAATCAAGCCCCGCCCGACAACTCCGCGTAATGGGCTGCGGGATCAGGTTTCTCTGGCCGCCCGGTCACTGCCGCTTCTGCCGGCTCCAGAACCCCACATAGAGTTGATCACTCGAAAAAGTTATGGACTTC
This genomic interval carries:
- a CDS encoding exo-alpha-sialidase is translated as MRKLFALVVLLFGLTRSALALEIGDRVGPVELRALDGRLLTMTNYAERRGTMAVFLSARSVATNSETQILGDLGSRLRQRGILFVGIFPNAEETVEEVRRFAQLAGLLFPIYRDPEQKAARQFGAKVTPEAFLLDASGALIYHGAIGSTNQAGLVTSLSEFLERQPVKVSHVPARGIPIGQPQPKRETDDPFGSVAFASELIFEKIPDAPAHHCSTIAEAANGDLLVVWYGGSFESADDQTLFLSRRKKGERTWSQPEVLIRNSAQPPGNAVVFRAGGKRICIVWCRMEASRPLRRGGGWGQTRLFYRLSEDDGITWGQDKPFLGGVHEGLRNVPITLANGDLLLPLAHSFARTRDSGATWEQLGAVNAGGQPTVIERADGSLLTLLRKGPRILQSESRDAGRTWSPTTATELKNPDAGIAMTRLRNGHVVLIFNDSGMARTPLNIARSLDEGRTWETPLALESNPGEYSYPSVIQTSDGKIHATYTFRRYAIKHVELDENWLIHLHRPN
- a CDS encoding glycoside hydrolase family 92 protein, coding for MTDDDKRTPAPSARDTRKTPRWKRLLKFALSFVLVVVLACAAFVGALLSKYNRVVGAEPGRLQTTVQPKELGRWVNPFIGTGGYPWVCGHNFPGAMVPFGMVRLGPETVSMLVGKRALNTSGYYYGDDQILGFSHTRLVGTGATDGGHFLVMPAVEPVQPKTYRQGQTTNFSHSEELASPGYYVVKLPKIGTLVELTATPRVGLHRYTFTPGKTPHLVLDVMNALGGRKSSEGKVRVLPAAKEVEGAVRTFGTFAARYGGIKVYFVARFSQPFASFGTWQNGTVFPNQTMAEGDGIAVDLGFAAASRPQVVTLKLAISYVSIENARANLETEAGAKDFDEILAEAQRAWEEKLSLVKIQGGTEKQRRILYTALYRVFQMPTVFNDANGEYLGFDRKVHKTTNFQYFTDLSIWDTFRTVHPLYTLIAPTDQRDMVVSLVKMLEQGGWLPRWPSGHGYSNSMLGTPADIVIADTYLKGIRDFDVEKAYAAMKQTALAPTPPGAAFSGRQGVQYYLQYGYCAAGLVERSVSRTLEFAWADHAISLLAESLGHHEDAVLFREHAQFYRNLWNTNTQYFQPRDAQGKFFEPFKPLLLTYLDPGGKFTKDYVEGTALQWRWAAPFDAEGMIALFKSREYFVEELNDFFAKSDPTMGARSPGSYYWHGNEPDLPAAYLFNFAGRPDLTQKWARWIMDNKYGESYDGLDGNDDAGTLSAWYVFSALGFYPIAGSDKYELGAPLFEKAEVKLKNKPLVIIAENFAPDHRYVKKVWLNDVLLDRTWIRHVEIERGGVLRFEMSADPLGQ